The Colius striatus isolate bColStr4 chromosome 25, bColStr4.1.hap1, whole genome shotgun sequence region gcCGGCGATCGCCAGCGGCCGCGCAGCGCACGGCTGGTGCGGGCACGGCGTTGTGGTGCCGGCGTCGCGGGGCCGGGAGCCGCCCCGGCTGATGCCTGTTCCCGGGTGACAGGCGTCCGTCCCGCATCCGAATGCGGCCTGGGGCGCCCATCCCGGCGGGCAGCCGCACGGGGCCAGGGCCGTGAGCGTGCAGCCGCCACCGTGCCCATCACGGCCTCGCCGCTGCTTTGCAGATGGCGTCCGCTACCGACTCCCGCTATGGGCAGAAGGAATCCTCGGATCAGAACTTCGACTACATGTTCAAGATCCTGATCATTGGCAACAGCAGCGTGGGGAAAACCTCCTTCCTGTTCCGGTACGCCGACGACTCCTTCACACCCGCCTTCGTCAGCACCGTCGGCATCGACTTCAAGGTCAAGACCATCTACCGGAACGACAAGCGCATCAAGCTGCAGATCTGGGTGAGACCCCCGCGGTGTCCCCACGCTGTGCTTTGGGGGGTGGGGTGTGTGTTGGGGGGCTGGGAGCGGTGCTGAGGGTGATGCCGATGGGGAGGGACGTGTCCCTGGGGACCCCGGCGGCCCCTGGAGCGCCCTGAGCGGTGTCTGGAGGCTGCCGGTGTCCCCGTGTCCCTGGGGCTGACGTGTGCCGGTCCTCACGGGCAGGACACGGCCGGCCAGGAGCGGTACCGCACCATCACCACGGCCTACTACCGCGGGGCCATGGGCTTCATCCTGATGTACGACATCACCAACGAGGAGTCCTTCAATGCCGTGCAGGACTGGTGAGTGCCCGGATGGCCGAGGCTCTGCGCACTGCCCCTGGCCGTCCCCCTGCCCCTTCacagcctgtgctctgccctcccGGCCTCATCCCCCTCTTTGCCTTCCCTGAAGGTCCACCCAGATCAAGACCTACTCCTGGGACAATGCCCaggtgctgctggtggggaaCAAGTGTGACATGGAGGACGAGCGCGTCGTCTCCTCGGAGAAGGGCCGTCAGCTCGCCGAGCACCTGGGTGAGCCAGGGGTGGGGAACCCATCGCTGTCTTCCCACAGGGAATGCAATTAGGGGCTTAATTCCCTCGCTGCTGTTCTGCTTCAGTGGCAGCGGTGACTCGTCAGCTGACGAACAAACGGCCGGGTAATTAAGCCGCGAGCGCTGGCGGTTTCTGTTACAGCCCCATGAACCCACCGCCAGCCGCtgagaggggctgtggggctggggagaatTTGGTGTCCCCAGGTTAGTGCCAGGGGCAGGTTGCAACGCAGCCTCTTCAATATTTAacgaggggaggaggaggaggagctgtggAAGGTTTCCGatgctgggaggcagcagggttGGAGTATCACAGccttgatgtgtgtgtgtgtgtgtgtgtgtgtcctgggTCATCACCCTGCCCCCTTATCCCTCAGGGTTCGAGTTCTTCGAGGCCAGCGCCAAGGACAACATCAACGTGAAGCAGACGTTCGAGCGGCTGGTGGACATCATCTGCGAGAAGATGTCGGAGTCGCTGGACACGGCCGACCCCGCGCTCACCGGCGCCAAGCAGGGCCCGCAGCTGACGGACCAGCAGGCGCCCCCGCACCAGGACTGTGCCTGCTAGGGCCAGCCCCCCCTCACACCTCCCCCAAACCGGTCAGTGCgtccccccccatccccaacacccccctgcctgagccctctcctcctctcgggttggggggggggtctcacTGGGGGGGggcttttgctgctgatacCTCCGaaagggctgcagcccctctagGAGCCCCCCCAGGTCAGTCAGTCTGTGCCCCTTTCcccttaatttatttttaagcctGGGCTGGTAGAAAACTCCCCCCATTCTGCTTTTAGTCATCCACACAACCAGAAATCCTATTTTCTCCCATCAGcatcccccccagccccctccctgcctcccagGGAAGCCAGGACCAGCCCCCTACCCCTTCCCAGGGATGGGGTGAGCTGTGATGAgaccaccccctccccaccactcccctccccaaaccctcaCCTCCCAACTGACCCTCCTCatatcccccctccccagcccagctgagGGTGTGCTGTGATGAGACCCCCTCCCCATACCTCACCTCCCAGCTGGGCCTCCCCACATCGCCCCTCCCCAGCTCAATCAAGGGTGGGCTCAGACCTCCCCTCAACCCTCATGTCCCAGCTGACCCTCCCCACATCTCCCCCAGCTCAGCTGAGGGTGGGCTgtgatgagatccccccccaACCCTCATCTCCCAGCTGACCCTCCCCACATCTCCCCCAGCTCAACTGAGGGTGGGCTgtgatgagatccccccccaAACCTCACCTCCCAGCTGACCCTCCCCACATCCCCCACCCCAGCCCAGCTGAGGGTGTGCTGagaccccccctccccaaacctcACCTCCCAGCTGACCCTGCCCACgtccccccttccccagctcagccaAGGTCCTGCCTGCCCAAGGAGCTCCTGGAGGAGGGGTGGTGGAGGGGGTGGGTCTttgctcccagctcctccccccccaaaccctGATGGATGGATCTCTCCTAACTCTTGTTTATTTGTATAAATAGATGCTAATTTATGCTCCCTCTGTCTTCCTCCTTGTACATAAGAACAACTCCTTGTAAATAGGTgtagcagtgctgctgtgacctgctgtgctctgcctgtgctggtgcactcagccttttcttttctcagtgtgGTAACCTTGCTTGTGAATATcacttttaaaaaccaaaccaacaccccaattattatttaaaggttttaaacccccaccccaaataAGTAACTCCATTGAGAGgagcccagcagcctgcagctcattagcccctgggctggggagcgGGAGCCGCTCGCTCCTGGTTGTGACTCGTGTGGCTGTGGCTCGtggctggggcagctgctgaTTTGCTACAGGCTGTTTGGGCTCCTCTGTGTGTTCCTGTggttctgtgcttctgtggaGACTGTGAATCAGTGGATGTTCCCGTAGCAATGATGGACCCAGAGGTCTTGCTAcaccccctttccccctcc contains the following coding sequences:
- the RAB3A gene encoding ras-related protein Rab-3A, whose amino-acid sequence is MASATDSRYGQKESSDQNFDYMFKILIIGNSSVGKTSFLFRYADDSFTPAFVSTVGIDFKVKTIYRNDKRIKLQIWDTAGQERYRTITTAYYRGAMGFILMYDITNEESFNAVQDWSTQIKTYSWDNAQVLLVGNKCDMEDERVVSSEKGRQLAEHLGFEFFEASAKDNINVKQTFERLVDIICEKMSESLDTADPALTGAKQGPQLTDQQAPPHQDCAC